From a region of the Dehalococcoidia bacterium genome:
- the rpsT gene encoding 30S ribosomal protein S20, whose product MTTEPTPQAQQRAKKKRTSAQRAAEKAERRRLRHRPIRSRFRTFIRKARQALASGNLAQAETAVREAQRVADWAAQKGVIHRNTAARYKSRLQTALNALKSRSAA is encoded by the coding sequence TTGACCACAGAGCCAACCCCTCAGGCGCAGCAGCGTGCGAAGAAGAAGCGCACAAGCGCCCAGCGGGCCGCAGAGAAGGCGGAGCGGCGCCGTTTGCGTCATCGTCCTATCCGCAGTCGGTTCCGCACCTTCATTCGCAAGGCACGCCAAGCCCTGGCCAGCGGTAACTTAGCCCAAGCCGAGACAGCGGTGCGGGAGGCCCAACGGGTGGCCGATTGGGCTGCCCAAAAGGGCGTCATTCATCGCAACACGGCGGCACGCTACAAATCGCGCTTACAGACCGCTTTGAACGCCTTGAAAAGTCGCAGTGCCGCCTAA
- the rbsK gene encoding ribokinase — translation MSTPRVLVIGGINMDLVVVTPRFPAPGETVVGERFFITPGGKGANQAVACARLGARCSLVGRVGNDTFGQDLLASLNANGVHIEGVGQDDLAPSGVAFIEVDATGQNRIVQVVGANGRCGMEETMKAQRLLRQANALLFPLEVSPLLLLEVARTGREQGVLVVFNPAPVKPFPEALYRLAHYIVPNETEASALVGHPVNDVDSVRRAAATLLGRGCQGVIITLGERGAFYKTADAEALVPAFPVKAVDTVGAGDAFCGALTVALAEGMPLPEAVRFANAAGAVAVTKPGAQTAMPTREEVEHLLRSFTPRPG, via the coding sequence ATGTCCACTCCCCGTGTGCTGGTGATCGGCGGCATCAATATGGACCTGGTGGTGGTAACACCCCGCTTCCCGGCGCCGGGGGAGACAGTGGTGGGGGAGCGCTTCTTCATCACCCCGGGTGGCAAAGGGGCAAACCAGGCGGTGGCCTGCGCCCGCTTGGGAGCACGCTGTAGTTTAGTAGGGCGTGTGGGCAACGACACCTTTGGACAGGATCTTCTGGCCAGCCTGAACGCCAACGGCGTGCACATTGAGGGGGTGGGGCAGGACGACCTGGCTCCCTCGGGGGTGGCCTTTATTGAGGTAGACGCCACCGGCCAAAACCGCATCGTGCAGGTGGTGGGGGCCAACGGGCGCTGTGGGATGGAGGAGACTATGAAGGCCCAGCGCCTCCTGCGTCAGGCCAATGCCCTCCTCTTCCCTCTGGAGGTGTCACCCCTCCTCCTGCTGGAGGTGGCTCGCACGGGGCGGGAGCAGGGGGTGCTGGTGGTGTTCAATCCCGCACCCGTCAAACCTTTCCCCGAGGCCCTGTATCGCCTCGCCCATTACATCGTCCCCAACGAAACGGAGGCATCCGCCCTCGTCGGCCACCCCGTGAACGATGTGGACAGCGTGCGCCGCGCTGCGGCAACGCTGCTGGGAAGGGGATGCCAAGGGGTCATCATCACTTTAGGCGAACGGGGTGCCTTCTACAAGACTGCTGATGCCGAAGCCCTGGTGCCCGCCTTCCCGGTGAAAGCAGTGGACACCGTCGGTGCAGGGGACGCCTTCTGCGGGGCGCTAACGGTCGCCCTAGCCGAGGGGATGCCCTTGCCGGAGGCCGTCCGTTTCGCTAACGCTGCGGGGGCAGTGGCCGTTACCAAGCCCGGTGCCCAGACCGCCATGCCCACCCGCGAGGAGGTAGAGCACTTGCTCCGCTCCTTCACCCCTCGCCCAGGGTGA
- a CDS encoding DUF971 domain-containing protein: protein MSSIPSPTPRKVVITPEGVALEWDDGHTSLYPHRYLRLHCRCAGCVGEWPAKRQLDEASVPPWVETLDYLEVGRYALQFLFSDGHATGIYPFRVLREVCPCPVCQKTKREG from the coding sequence GTGAGCTCGATACCGTCGCCCACTCCCCGGAAGGTCGTCATCACCCCTGAAGGGGTGGCGCTGGAATGGGACGATGGCCACACCAGCCTTTATCCCCATCGCTACCTGCGCCTGCACTGTCGGTGCGCCGGATGTGTGGGCGAATGGCCCGCCAAGCGCCAATTGGATGAGGCATCCGTGCCCCCCTGGGTGGAGACCCTGGACTATCTGGAAGTCGGGCGGTATGCCCTGCAGTTCCTATTCAGTGATGGACACGCCACCGGCATCTACCCCTTCCGCGTTTTGCGGGAGGTCTGCCCGTGCCCCGTGTGCCAGAAAACAAAAAGGGAGGGATGA
- the polX gene encoding DNA polymerase/3'-5' exonuclease PolX, producing the protein MPWTNDAIARLFENMAGLLELKGENVFKIRAYQRAARAIEQHPEPLELLVKEGREEDLRAIPGVGEAIASKIVELVQTGKVQAYEQLKAQFPPGVLTLMEIPGIGPKTALRLVQELGVQTLEDLEQAILDGRVASLPRLGPKSAENILKALQATRRKETRIPLGQALPVAEAVVYALKERLPSITEALPVGSIRRWRDTVGDIDIMVVAPQSQEVIDTFVRLPLVAQVLAHGPKKGSVLVHQGLQVDLRVVDADAFGSMLQYFTGSKQHNILLRDYANRKGLSLSEYGITDLKSGHLEKFPTEEGFYARLGLPWIPPELREGLMEIERAEQGTLPHLVRLEDIKGDLQMHTDWSDGQASAEAMVATAKALGYEYIAITDHSQGLGVARGLTPERLAEQKRLLQALEVRYGIRVFHGAEVDIRADGSLDLPDEALAQLDLVVASVHTSLQQPREKMTQRVIRALRNPYVTILGHPTSRLLGEREPIDIDLEAVFRAALQTGVALEINASPQRLDLKDTHIFRAREVGIPLVISTDAHSTEGLRAMRFGVGQARRGWCEASAILNTRPLRDLEQWLTQRRRAS; encoded by the coding sequence ATGCCCTGGACCAACGACGCCATCGCCCGCCTCTTTGAGAACATGGCTGGCCTCCTGGAACTGAAGGGGGAGAATGTGTTCAAAATCCGCGCCTACCAGAGGGCGGCGCGCGCCATTGAACAGCACCCCGAACCTTTGGAGCTGTTGGTGAAAGAGGGGCGCGAAGAGGACCTGCGCGCTATCCCCGGCGTGGGCGAAGCCATCGCCAGTAAAATCGTGGAGTTGGTGCAGACGGGGAAGGTGCAAGCCTACGAGCAACTCAAGGCCCAGTTCCCCCCAGGGGTTCTTACCCTGATGGAAATTCCCGGCATCGGCCCCAAGACCGCTCTGCGCCTGGTGCAGGAACTGGGGGTGCAGACCTTGGAGGACCTGGAACAAGCCATCCTGGATGGGCGCGTCGCCTCCTTGCCCCGCCTGGGGCCGAAAAGCGCTGAGAACATCCTCAAAGCCCTCCAGGCCACCCGCAGGAAGGAGACACGCATCCCCCTGGGCCAAGCCCTCCCGGTGGCCGAGGCGGTTGTCTACGCCCTCAAGGAGCGCCTCCCCTCTATCACGGAGGCTCTCCCTGTGGGGAGCATACGCCGCTGGCGGGACACGGTGGGCGACATTGACATTATGGTAGTGGCCCCCCAGAGCCAAGAGGTCATAGACACCTTCGTGCGCCTGCCCCTAGTGGCCCAGGTTCTGGCTCACGGCCCGAAGAAGGGCAGTGTCCTGGTGCATCAGGGCCTTCAAGTAGACCTACGGGTGGTGGATGCCGACGCCTTCGGCTCCATGCTTCAATATTTCACCGGCTCCAAACAGCACAACATCCTCCTGCGGGACTACGCTAACCGCAAGGGCCTCTCCCTGAGTGAGTACGGCATCACCGACCTCAAGAGTGGCCATCTGGAGAAGTTCCCCACCGAGGAGGGTTTTTACGCCCGTTTGGGGCTCCCGTGGATTCCCCCGGAACTGCGGGAGGGGCTGATGGAGATAGAGCGGGCGGAGCAGGGCACCCTCCCTCACCTGGTACGCCTGGAAGACATCAAGGGGGATCTCCAGATGCACACCGATTGGAGTGACGGTCAGGCGAGCGCCGAGGCGATGGTGGCGACGGCTAAGGCCCTGGGCTATGAGTACATCGCCATCACCGACCACTCCCAGGGTTTAGGGGTGGCACGGGGCCTCACCCCCGAACGCCTCGCCGAGCAGAAGCGCCTCTTGCAGGCCCTAGAGGTGCGCTATGGCATCCGCGTGTTCCACGGTGCAGAAGTGGATATCCGGGCTGATGGAAGCCTAGACCTGCCCGACGAGGCTCTGGCACAGTTGGACCTGGTCGTGGCATCGGTGCACACCAGCCTCCAACAGCCCCGGGAGAAGATGACCCAAAGGGTTATTCGAGCCTTGCGCAACCCCTATGTTACCATCCTTGGCCACCCCACCAGTCGCCTCCTGGGCGAGCGGGAGCCGATAGATATTGACTTGGAAGCGGTTTTCCGTGCGGCCTTGCAAACGGGGGTGGCCCTGGAAATCAATGCCAGCCCCCAGCGCCTGGATCTCAAGGATACGCACATCTTCCGGGCGCGCGAGGTAGGCATCCCCCTGGTGATTAGCACCGATGCCCATAGCACTGAAGGCCTACGGGCTATGCGCTTCGGGGTGGGTCAGGCGCGGCGGGGCTGGTGCGAGGCGTCGGCTATCCTAAACACCCGCCCCCTACGGGATCTGGAGCAATGGCTGACCCAACGCCGTCGGGCTTCTTAA
- a CDS encoding alpha/beta hydrolase produces the protein MSDATFGLPLLEAARRAGVTIADPHRQPTDRWIDLRGLRFHYLDWGGEGLPVMLCLHGVAQNAHMWDFTALALCTRYRILALDQRGHGDTSWAPDGDYSLDAFVADLDAFVNALDLRDITLVGLSMGGRNAFVYAARYPQRVRTLVVADTGPEVNRAGTDRIGRFMASADVLDSFDAFVERTKRYNPLRPEWLIRGSLRHNLKQLPDGRWTWKYDPALRDPTQRIRRMAPSDTLWEAWRALRCPVLLVRGAESDVLAPHTAQEMAKALPHCQLVTIPQAGHLVPGDNPPAWEQALTAFLTQRDAPT, from the coding sequence GTGAGCGACGCCACCTTTGGCCTCCCCTTGCTGGAGGCAGCCCGCCGCGCCGGGGTAACCATTGCCGACCCCCACCGGCAGCCCACCGACCGCTGGATAGACCTGCGAGGCCTGCGCTTCCATTACCTAGACTGGGGCGGAGAGGGCCTCCCTGTGATGCTGTGCCTGCACGGCGTGGCCCAAAACGCCCATATGTGGGACTTCACCGCCTTGGCCTTGTGCACCCGCTACCGCATTCTCGCCCTGGACCAGCGGGGGCACGGCGATACCTCTTGGGCACCCGACGGTGATTACTCCCTGGACGCCTTTGTGGCCGACCTGGACGCCTTCGTCAACGCCCTGGATCTGCGGGATATTACCCTGGTAGGCCTCTCTATGGGGGGGCGCAACGCCTTCGTCTATGCGGCCCGCTACCCCCAGCGGGTGCGTACCCTCGTAGTGGCCGACACGGGCCCCGAGGTCAACCGCGCCGGCACCGACCGTATCGGGCGGTTTATGGCGTCCGCGGATGTGTTGGACAGTTTTGACGCCTTCGTGGAGCGCACCAAGCGCTATAACCCCCTGCGCCCCGAGTGGTTGATCCGGGGGAGCCTACGCCACAACCTGAAGCAACTCCCCGACGGGCGCTGGACCTGGAAATATGACCCCGCTCTGCGCGACCCCACCCAGCGCATCCGCCGCATGGCACCCAGCGACACCCTATGGGAGGCGTGGCGCGCCCTGCGCTGCCCCGTCCTGTTAGTGCGGGGCGCGGAGAGCGATGTGCTGGCACCCCACACCGCCCAGGAGATGGCCAAAGCCTTACCCCACTGTCAACTGGTTACCATTCCCCAGGCAGGACATCTAGTTCCCGGCGACAATCCCCCCGCCTGGGAGCAGGCCCTCACCGCCTTCTTGACCCAGCGGGACGCCCCTACATAA
- a CDS encoding CoA transferase: protein MSDLPLQGMRVLDFTQVMAGPFCTLLLGDLGADVVKVERPPEGEENRRGAVRWRGESLPFLLINRNKRGICVDLKHPEGRKVALRLAQRADVVVENYRPGTMKDLGLDYEAVRRVKPDIIYCSISGFGQTGPYAYRGGYDLIAQGMSGLMSVTGTPEGPPVKVGVPVCDLVAGMYAAQSILAAYIYRQKTGQGQYLDVSLLESGIALTFWETAEYMATGRPPRPMGSAHRLSAPYQAFRGSDGKYFTIGAGNQANWRRLCQAIGRPDLLEDPRFADGAGRIRHLQALQQELERTFATRPVSHWLAVLDAAEVPCGPIYTLEEVYKDPHVQARQMLVEVEHPTAGPVPHIGVPVKFSLTPGRIRRPAPTLGQHTQEVLEEAGFSPQEIEALRQCKAVM, encoded by the coding sequence ATGAGCGACCTGCCACTGCAGGGTATGCGGGTGCTGGACTTCACGCAAGTGATGGCGGGGCCCTTTTGCACCCTGCTGTTAGGCGACCTGGGGGCCGATGTGGTGAAGGTGGAGCGTCCCCCCGAGGGGGAGGAGAATCGGCGGGGCGCCGTGCGGTGGAGGGGGGAGTCCCTGCCTTTCCTGCTGATCAACCGCAACAAGCGGGGTATCTGTGTGGATTTGAAGCATCCCGAGGGGCGTAAGGTCGCCCTGCGCCTGGCCCAGAGGGCGGATGTGGTGGTGGAGAACTACCGCCCCGGCACAATGAAAGACTTGGGCCTGGACTATGAGGCCGTCCGCAGGGTGAAGCCCGACATCATCTACTGCTCCATATCGGGTTTTGGACAAACGGGCCCGTACGCCTATCGCGGGGGGTACGACCTTATCGCCCAGGGGATGAGCGGGCTAATGTCGGTAACGGGCACCCCCGAGGGTCCACCTGTCAAGGTGGGGGTGCCCGTCTGCGACCTGGTGGCGGGGATGTATGCTGCCCAGAGTATCCTGGCGGCCTACATCTATCGCCAGAAGACGGGCCAGGGGCAGTATCTGGATGTCTCGCTTTTGGAGTCGGGCATCGCTCTGACCTTCTGGGAGACGGCGGAGTACATGGCTACAGGGCGGCCGCCGCGGCCGATGGGGTCGGCCCACCGCCTGTCGGCACCGTATCAGGCCTTTCGGGGGAGCGACGGGAAGTACTTCACCATCGGGGCGGGCAACCAGGCCAACTGGCGTCGCCTCTGCCAGGCCATTGGACGCCCCGACCTGCTGGAGGACCCCCGATTCGCCGACGGCGCAGGGCGCATACGTCACCTGCAGGCTCTGCAGCAGGAACTGGAGCGCACCTTCGCCACCCGCCCCGTTTCCCACTGGCTGGCAGTGCTGGACGCCGCTGAAGTCCCATGTGGTCCTATTTACACCCTTGAAGAGGTATACAAAGACCCCCATGTGCAGGCCCGCCAGATGCTGGTGGAGGTGGAGCATCCCACTGCGGGGCCTGTGCCCCACATTGGGGTGCCGGTCAAGTTCTCTTTGACGCCGGGACGTATCCGCCGCCCCGCCCCCACTTTGGGCCAGCATACCCAGGAGGTGCTGGAGGAGGCGGGTTTCTCGCCCCAGGAGATCGAGGCCCTACGGCAGTGTAAGGCCGTTATGTAG
- the gltX gene encoding glutamate--tRNA ligase, with translation MSVRVRYAPSPTGEPHVGNIRTALFNWLFARHHGGAFIVRIEDTDQERLVPGAVEAILEGLQWLGLDWDEGPTPDGKGSFGPYAPYFQSQRLPLYHQAARTLMERGWAYECFCTPQELEAMRQEQQRLRQPPGYWGKCRALTPDQREALRAQGRKSVIRFRVPRDPGEEISVHDLVRGEVRWQTALLDDFVCLKSDGFPTYHLAVVVDDHAMRMSHVLRAEEWLPSTPRHLLLYRALGWEPPLFAHLPMILGPDRSKLSKRHGATSIREYRRMGYLPEAMLNFLALLGWSLDETTEILTREDLIRHFSLERVVKAGAIFNLEKLTWMNGVYIRRLSPQDLAQRLRPFLERPHAEGGLPDSVPRPLDEAYLQRVVPLVQERLRTLVDGPALMDFFFLDEVDYDPALLVPKGMDTATTLRTLEAVQEALQRVSVWDAPHLEGVLRPLCEALGLATGQVFGMVRVATTGRTAAPPLFQTMEVLGKERTLRRLERAQRKLKELLGVPQGSPS, from the coding sequence ATGTCTGTGCGCGTGCGCTATGCCCCCAGCCCCACGGGTGAGCCCCATGTGGGCAATATCCGCACCGCTTTGTTCAACTGGCTGTTCGCCCGCCACCACGGGGGGGCGTTCATTGTGCGTATTGAGGACACCGACCAGGAGCGTCTGGTGCCGGGGGCTGTGGAGGCGATCTTAGAGGGGCTCCAATGGCTGGGCCTGGATTGGGACGAAGGCCCCACCCCCGATGGGAAAGGCAGTTTCGGCCCTTATGCCCCCTATTTTCAGTCTCAACGCCTGCCCCTATACCACCAGGCGGCGCGGACGTTGATGGAGCGGGGGTGGGCGTATGAGTGCTTCTGCACCCCCCAGGAACTGGAGGCCATGCGCCAGGAGCAACAGCGCCTGCGCCAGCCCCCAGGCTACTGGGGCAAGTGTCGTGCGCTTACACCGGACCAGCGGGAAGCCCTGCGCGCCCAGGGACGGAAAAGTGTTATCCGCTTCCGCGTGCCGCGCGACCCCGGGGAGGAGATCAGCGTGCACGACCTGGTGCGGGGGGAGGTGCGCTGGCAGACCGCCCTTTTGGACGACTTTGTGTGCCTCAAGAGCGACGGCTTCCCCACCTATCACCTGGCGGTGGTAGTGGACGACCACGCCATGCGCATGAGCCATGTCCTGCGGGCGGAGGAGTGGCTCCCCAGCACCCCTCGGCACCTGCTTCTATATCGCGCCCTGGGGTGGGAGCCCCCCCTGTTCGCCCACCTGCCTATGATCCTGGGGCCCGACCGTTCCAAACTGTCCAAGCGCCACGGGGCCACCTCTATCCGTGAGTATCGGCGCATGGGCTACCTGCCCGAGGCCATGCTGAACTTCTTGGCCCTGCTGGGGTGGTCGCTGGACGAGACGACGGAAATTCTCACTCGGGAAGACCTGATTCGCCACTTCTCCTTGGAGCGGGTGGTGAAGGCGGGGGCCATCTTCAACCTGGAGAAACTGACCTGGATGAACGGTGTGTATATCCGGCGCCTGTCGCCGCAGGACTTGGCCCAACGCCTGCGGCCGTTCCTGGAGCGCCCCCACGCCGAGGGGGGGCTACCTGATAGCGTCCCCCGCCCTCTGGACGAGGCTTACCTCCAGCGTGTTGTGCCGCTGGTGCAGGAGCGTCTGCGCACCTTGGTTGATGGCCCCGCTCTGATGGACTTCTTCTTCCTGGACGAGGTGGACTACGACCCGGCGTTGCTGGTGCCGAAGGGGATGGACACTGCAACAACTTTGCGCACGCTGGAGGCGGTGCAGGAGGCCCTGCAGCGGGTAAGCGTTTGGGATGCTCCGCACCTGGAGGGGGTGTTACGCCCCCTGTGTGAGGCTCTGGGCCTGGCGACGGGGCAGGTGTTTGGGATGGTGCGGGTGGCCACAACGGGACGCACGGCGGCTCCTCCCCTCTTCCAGACCATGGAGGTGCTGGGGAAGGAGCGCACCCTCCGCCGGCTGGAACGGGCCCAGAGGAAACTCAAGGAGTTGTTAGGTGTGCCCCAGGGGAGCCCTTCCTAA
- a CDS encoding enoyl-CoA hydratase-related protein, which yields MAQQQFVRTEVRNGVFLVTLSDPKTRNALGPEMTQQLSEALDRFETDPTLRVLVLTGEDPAFCSGANVRGMQQTIDQRQQEAPTPTYPTPWELLERRYSPKARRREAVGEGARYMPLRIWDLPKPSIAAVNGFAYGVGAGLAWSCDIRIASERAEFAEAFIRVGLVPADGSCWQLPRLIGLSNTLLMQYTGDAVKAEEALRWGLVSKVVPHERLLEETMALAERLARGPTFSMGLIKYLVHQGLTSDFRTHLEWAGVAQDLARETEDHKEGVRAFLEKRRPVFKGR from the coding sequence ATGGCCCAGCAGCAGTTCGTCCGCACCGAGGTGCGCAACGGGGTATTCCTCGTTACTTTGAGCGATCCCAAAACCCGTAATGCGTTGGGGCCGGAGATGACCCAGCAACTCTCCGAGGCCCTGGATCGCTTTGAAACTGACCCCACCCTGCGCGTGCTCGTGCTGACGGGTGAGGACCCCGCCTTTTGCTCCGGGGCCAATGTGCGGGGGATGCAGCAGACCATTGACCAGCGCCAGCAGGAGGCCCCGACCCCAACCTATCCTACGCCCTGGGAGCTGCTGGAGCGCCGCTACTCCCCCAAAGCTCGCCGTCGGGAAGCAGTGGGGGAGGGCGCAAGATATATGCCTTTACGCATCTGGGACTTGCCCAAGCCCTCTATTGCTGCCGTCAACGGGTTTGCGTATGGGGTCGGTGCGGGCCTGGCCTGGTCGTGCGACATCCGCATCGCCTCGGAGCGGGCCGAGTTTGCCGAGGCCTTTATCCGTGTGGGCCTGGTGCCGGCCGACGGCTCCTGCTGGCAACTGCCCCGCCTGATAGGCTTGAGCAACACCCTGCTGATGCAATACACGGGCGACGCCGTCAAGGCCGAGGAGGCCCTGCGCTGGGGGCTGGTGAGCAAGGTGGTGCCCCACGAGCGCTTATTGGAGGAGACGATGGCTTTGGCCGAACGGTTGGCCCGCGGTCCGACCTTTTCCATGGGCCTCATCAAATACCTGGTGCACCAGGGCCTGACCAGCGACTTTCGCACCCACTTGGAGTGGGCGGGAGTGGCCCAGGACTTGGCTCGGGAGACGGAGGACCATAAGGAGGGGGTGCGGGCCTTCTTGGAGAAACGGCGCCCCGTCTTCAAGGGGCGGTAG
- a CDS encoding AAA family ATPase, producing MQDVPGKGKGILAQALARVLGCALTRIGFTPDLTPATCEGWASPITAWGRWWFSRDPSSLKPIPAGTVLSLTWPYSC from the coding sequence ATTCAGGATGTGCCCGGCAAAGGCAAAGGGATTTTAGCGCAAGCCCTGGCCCGGGTGTTAGGGTGCGCTTTGACGCGCATAGGGTTCACCCCCGACCTCACGCCTGCGACCTGTGAAGGATGGGCATCTCCCATCACCGCCTGGGGGAGGTGGTGGTTCAGCCGGGACCCATCGTCGCTTAAACCGATCCCCGCGGGAACAGTGCTTTCCCTCACGTGGCCATACAGCTGTTGA
- a CDS encoding VOC family protein, whose protein sequence is MPVVAIDHIEIIVRDVDEYVAFLQKLGFRLLRRTSHHGGSAELQLPGPNQPVIEVHKVGGEENIGINHIAFRVANAQEAYRELSAKGITFEEPPRFIEATGRTIVNFRDPDGWRLQLVDAERKLT, encoded by the coding sequence ATGCCCGTCGTCGCCATTGACCACATTGAAATCATTGTCCGCGATGTGGATGAGTATGTGGCGTTTCTGCAGAAACTAGGCTTCCGCCTTTTGCGGCGCACCTCCCACCACGGGGGATCGGCCGAACTGCAACTTCCCGGTCCCAATCAGCCCGTTATAGAGGTTCACAAAGTGGGAGGGGAGGAGAACATCGGCATCAACCATATCGCCTTTCGCGTGGCCAACGCCCAGGAGGCTTACAGAGAACTGTCGGCCAAGGGCATCACCTTTGAGGAGCCCCCCCGGTTCATTGAGGCGACGGGGCGCACCATCGTCAACTTCCGCGACCCCGACGGCTGGCGTCTGCAACTGGTGGACGCCGAGCGCAAACTGACCTAA
- a CDS encoding TlpA family protein disulfide reductase — MVRWSLAVVVLLALVMACRGVASPPPPPTPYPTPTPVPTPTSQSTPFAPPPQPSPFAPPPMPLESLPRVIPGSTGIASPDQRIPAPDFPLTLFSGQQTTLSTLRGHIVVLNFWASWCPPCRSEMPQFERAWQTWQGQGVAILGVATGDRPAEALAFAQQVGVTYPLGLDADGRIAVAYRVTTLPTTYFLDREGRIARRIVGYVNEGYLRFVLTSLIQETPP, encoded by the coding sequence ATGGTGCGGTGGTCGCTGGCCGTCGTGGTCCTACTGGCGCTGGTCATGGCATGCCGAGGGGTGGCCTCTCCCCCTCCCCCGCCCACGCCGTACCCCACACCTACTCCAGTTCCGACCCCTACCTCCCAGTCCACACCCTTCGCCCCTCCTCCCCAACCTTCCCCCTTCGCTCCTCCGCCCATGCCCTTGGAATCCCTTCCCCGAGTCATCCCCGGCTCCACCGGCATCGCCTCGCCCGACCAGCGCATCCCTGCGCCCGATTTCCCCCTGACCCTCTTCAGCGGGCAGCAGACCACCCTCTCCACCTTACGGGGGCACATCGTGGTGCTCAACTTCTGGGCCTCGTGGTGCCCTCCCTGCCGTTCGGAGATGCCCCAGTTTGAGCGGGCGTGGCAAACGTGGCAAGGACAGGGCGTTGCCATCCTGGGAGTGGCGACGGGCGATCGTCCCGCCGAGGCTTTGGCCTTTGCCCAGCAGGTCGGCGTTACCTACCCCTTGGGACTGGACGCCGATGGCCGTATCGCTGTAGCCTATAGAGTAACGACTTTGCCCACAACCTATTTTTTAGACCGCGAAGGACGCATCGCCCGGCGCATTGTGGGTTATGTCAATGAAGGGTATCTGCGCTTTGTGCTGACCTCCCTCATACAGGAGACACCCCCGTGA
- a CDS encoding NAD(P)-dependent oxidoreductase: MRVGFIGLGNMGRPMATNILKAGHEMVVYDIREEAGQPLIALGARWAHGPKAVAQASQVIFTSLPGPKEVEQVALGPGGILEGMHPGAVYVDLSTNSPACVRRIAAAFRAQGFAMLDAPVSGGVTGAETRDLAVLVGGDEGVFTRVKPLLDAIGTKVFYCGPSGAGSVCKIVNNLISLSLNVLIGEAFTIGVKAGVPTRILYEAVTRSSGDNARLRRGLRNQLFKGDFRPGFAVDLALKDVRLGLELARELDVPVDLLALVEQKYLEAHNRGWGQRNSDAVVLLQEERAKVELRAPDL; this comes from the coding sequence ATGCGCGTGGGATTCATCGGCTTGGGGAATATGGGACGCCCCATGGCCACCAATATCCTGAAGGCGGGCCACGAGATGGTGGTCTATGACATCCGGGAGGAGGCGGGGCAACCCCTCATCGCCCTTGGGGCGCGCTGGGCTCACGGCCCTAAAGCGGTAGCCCAGGCCAGCCAGGTCATTTTCACCTCCCTCCCTGGCCCCAAGGAGGTGGAGCAAGTGGCCCTGGGGCCGGGCGGCATCTTGGAGGGAATGCATCCAGGGGCAGTGTATGTGGACCTCTCCACCAACTCCCCCGCGTGCGTGCGGCGGATTGCGGCCGCCTTCCGCGCCCAGGGGTTTGCCATGCTGGACGCCCCCGTCAGCGGAGGGGTAACGGGGGCCGAAACCCGTGACTTGGCGGTGCTGGTGGGCGGGGACGAGGGGGTGTTCACCCGCGTGAAGCCCCTGCTGGATGCCATCGGGACCAAGGTTTTTTACTGCGGCCCCAGCGGAGCGGGGAGCGTCTGCAAGATCGTGAACAACCTCATCTCCCTTTCCCTCAATGTGCTCATCGGGGAGGCCTTCACCATTGGCGTGAAGGCGGGGGTACCTACCCGCATTCTCTACGAGGCAGTAACCCGCAGTTCGGGCGACAACGCCCGCCTGCGCCGAGGCCTGCGCAATCAACTGTTCAAGGGGGACTTCAGGCCGGGCTTTGCCGTAGACTTGGCCCTCAAGGATGTGCGCCTAGGCCTAGAACTGGCGAGGGAACTGGACGTCCCCGTGGACCTTTTGGCCCTGGTGGAGCAGAAGTACCTAGAGGCACATAATCGCGGCTGGGGCCAGCGCAACTCGGACGCTGTGGTGCTTCTCCAGGAGGAGCGGGCCAAGGTGGAACTGCGGGCCCCCGACCTTTAG